The proteins below come from a single Felis catus isolate Fca126 chromosome A1, F.catus_Fca126_mat1.0, whole genome shotgun sequence genomic window:
- the TAS2R1 gene encoding taste receptor type 2 member 1 gives MLDFYLIIHFLLPVIQCLIGVLANGIIVIVNGTELIKQRKMVPLDLLLSCLAISRICLQSFIFYINLVILSLIDFLPLVKNFAVFMFVNETGLWLATWLGVFYCAKISPIAHPLFFWLKRRISKLVPWLIIGSLLFASIPLVFYSKHTWVLSQEVLLRLFSPNATTQIKETSALQIVSLARFSPPFIIFLTSTLLLVFSLGRHTWQMRNTATGTRDGSTGVHVSALLSILSFLVLYLSHYMTAALLSSHIFELRSFMFLFCILVFGSYPSGHSIILISGNRKLKQNAKKFLLHGQCCQ, from the coding sequence atgCTAGACTTTTACCTCattatccattttcttcttccagtgATACAATGTCTCATCGGAGTTTTAGCAAATGGCATCATTGTGATCGTGAATGGCACTGAGTTGATCAAGCAGAGAAAGATGGTTCCGTTGGATCTCCTTCTTTCCTGCCTGGCGATTTCCAGGATTTGTCTGCAGTCATTTATCTTCTACATTAATCTGGTTATTCTCTCCTTGATCGACTTCCTTCCACTTGTTAAGAATTTTGCGGTTTTCATGTTTGTAAATGAAACGGGACTTTGGCTGGCCACATGGCTCGGCGTTTTCTACTGCGCCAAGATCTCCCCCATCGCTCACCCACTCTTCTTCTGGTTGAAGAGGAGGATATCCAAGTTGGTGCCATGGCTGATCATCGGGTCTCTGCTTTTTGCCTCCATCCCTTTGGTTTTCTACAGCAAGCATACGTGGGTTCTTTCCCAAGAAGTCTTGTTGAGACTTTTCTCCCCAAATGCAACAACTCAAATCAAAGAAACATCTGCTTTACAGATTGTCTCTCTTGCTAGGTTTTCACCGCCGTTCATTATCTTCCTCACTTCTACTCTGCTCCTGGTGTTTTCTCTGGGGAGACATACGTGGCAGATGAGAAACACAGCGACGGGCACCAGGGACGGTAGCACAGGTGTCCATGTGAGTGCGCTTCTGTCCATTCTGTCCTTCTTAGTCCTCTATCTCTCCCACTACATGACAGCTGCTTTGCTCTCTTCTCACATTTTTGAGCTCAGAAGCTTCATGTttctgttctgtatcttggtgTTTGGGTCCTACCCTTCGGGACACTCTATTATCTTAATTTCGGGAAATCGTAAACtgaaacaaaatgcaaagaagTTCCTCCTCCATGGGCAGTGCTGCCAGTGA